A stretch of DNA from Micromonospora peucetia:
CCCGTACCGCCGGTCGTGCGGGCCCGGTCGGAGGCCTTCCGGTCCGCGGAGTCGCCCGACGTGCTCGGGCGGGGCCCGCCGCCGGCCGCTGCAGCCTCGCCGTCGTCCGGTGCGGCCTCGCCGCTGGCCGGTGCGAACCGCGCGGCGGCATTGTCGGGACGGGAGCTGCCGGCGGCGGACTGCTCGGTCGTCATGCCTTCGGGCTCCCCGCGCCCAGCCGGTCCCGCAGGAAGGCGATGTCGGCGCCCTGACCGTCGACCCCGCCCGGGGTCTCGACGATGACCGGTGCGTCGGCCGCACGGATCAGCGCCACCACCAGCTCCGGATCGATCGTGCCGCCGTCGAGGTTGTCGTGCCGGTCCTGGCCCGAGTTGAACGCGCCCTTGGAGTTGTTGGCGTGCACCAGGTCGATCCGCCCGGTGATCGCCTTGACCCGGTCGACCAGCCCGAGCAGTTCCTCGCCGCCGGCGTGGGCGTGGCAGGTGTCCAGGCAGAAGCCCACCTCGTGGTCGCCCACGGCGTCCCAGAGCCGGGCGAGCGCGTCGAGCCGCCGGGCGCACGCGTTGTCGCCGCCGGCGGTGTTCTCGATCAGGACCGGCACGCCGAAGCCGCCGGAGTCCGCCGCGTACGCGAAGGTCTTGCGCCAGTTGTCGAAGCCGACGGCCAGGTCGTCGCCGGCGTTGACGTGCCCGCCGTGCACGATCAGCCCCTTCGCGCCGATGGCGGCGGCTGCCTGGGCGTGCCCGAGCAGCAGCTTGCGGCTGGGGATCCGGATCCGGTTGTTCAGGGTCGCGACGTTGATGACGTACGGCGCGTGCACGTAGAGGTCGACGTCGGCGGCCCGCAGCCGCTCCGCGTCCTCCCGCGGCTTCGGTGCCTTCCACCCCTGCGGGTCGGAGAGAAAGAACTGCACGGCCTCGGCCCCGCGGGCGGTCGCCTCCGCCATCGGGTCGGTCGAATCGACGTGGGCTCCGATACGCATGCACGGGAGCCTACGTCGCGTCGCTGACAGCCGGCATGACGGCGGTGGCGGTGTCGCCGGCCCACGCGTCACCTCCCGGCGTCGGTGGTCGTTGATGCGAGTGGGATCCATGGTGCCGCCGTCGGCCCCGGGACGGCCGTCGGTGGGCCTGCCAGGGACGCGTCGAACCGCCCGAGAGCAGGGGCACCCCCGCCGCGCGGCCCGGCGTGGCGGGGGCCACCCTGGCCCGACCGGGATCATTGGGAAATTTGTCAGTGAATTCTGCTATTTCCTCCGACAAGGTGTAAGAGCCGTTGTAACGTCGGTAACAACACGATAAAGCTCCGCGGGGCGTCCCCGGTCCAACCTCATCGGTGTGGTCGTTCCTCCCCAGGTCCCACCCAAGGAATGCGGACGGGACGCCCCGCGGCCTCGTGTACGGGGGCTCGCATCGACACCGAAGTCGACGCGGGCCCCCGTCGCTCTGGCCCGGTGGGAAGGGTCCCGCCGACCACCCCGAACATGATCGTCCGGACCGGGTATCCTGGTCAGGTTGTCCGCGTCCGGCCGGGTTCCCCCGGAACCGGCGTGGGCCACGACGCACGACCTCCTGCCACGGAAGGACCGTGGCCGCTTAGCCCACAGGAGGTGAGCACGTCTTGCGTCATTACGAAATCATGGTGATCCTCGACTCCAGCCTCGAGGAACGCACCGTCGCACCGTCGCTCGACACGTACCTGAACGTGATCCGGACTGCGGGTGGCTCGGTGGAGAAGACCGACGTGTGGGGCCGTAGGCGCCTCGCGTACGAGATCAACAAGAAGGCCGAAGGCATCTACGCCGTCATCGACCTGCAGGCGACGCCCGCAGCGGTGGCCGAGCTTGAGCGTCAGCTGCGGCTCAACGAGTCCGTGCTGCGCACCAAGGTCATCCGGCCGGAGATGCGCTAAGCATTCAATCCCCGATTCACCCGGATCAGCCTCATCGGTCCTGTCGGAGGGCTCTGAGAGCCTGTACGGCAGAACTGATGAGTGCGCGAGGAGATGGTCATGGCAGGAGACACCACCATCACGGTCATCGGCAACCTGACCGATGACCCCGAGTTGCGGTTCACCCCGTCCGGTGCGGCGGTCGCCAAGTTCCGGGTCGCTTCGACGCCCCGATTCATGGACAAGGCCTCCGGCGAGTGGAAGGACGGCGAGCCGCTCTTCCTGGCGTGCACCGTGTGGCGGCAGGCGGCGGAGCACGTCGCCGAGTCGCTCCAGCGGGGCGCCCGCGTGATCGTCTCGGGCCGGCTGCGTCAGCGGTCGTACGAGACGCGCGAGGGCGAGAAGCGCACCGTCATCGAGCTTGAGGTCGACGAGATCGGCCCGTCGCTGCGCTACGCCACGGCGAAGGTGCAGAAGATGTCCCGCTCCGGCGGTGGCGGCGGCGGCTTCGGTGGCGGCGGTGGTGGTGGAGGCAGCCAGGGCGGCGGCGGAGGCAACTTCGACGACCCCTGGGCCTCGGCTGCACCGGCAGCACCCTCGCGCGGTGGTTCGGGTGGCGGCAACTTTGACGAGGAGCCCCCGTTCTAATGGCGCCGAGCGCCCGCGATCGCAAACCAGGAGCACGAGCAATGGCCAAGGCCGCTGCACTTCGCAAACCGAAGAAGAAGGTGAACCCGCTAGACAAGGACGGGATCACCTACATCGATTACAAGGACACCGCGCTGCTGCGCAAGTTCATCTCCGACCGCGGCAAGATCCGCGCTCGGCGGGTGACCGGCGTGACCTCGCAGCAGCAGCGGCAGATCGCCCGTGCGGTCAAGAACGCCCGCGAGATGGCGCTCCTGCCGTACACGGCCACGGCCCGCTGAGAGGAGGCACCGATATGAAGATCATCCTGACTCAGGAGGTGTCCGGCCTCGGTGCCCCGGGTGACATCGTCGAGGTCAAGAACGGCTACGGCCGTAACTACCTGCTGCCGCAGGGCTTCGCGATCACCTGGACCAAGGGTGCGGAGAAGCAGGTCACGGTCATCAAGCGGGCCCGCTCGGCCCGTGAGATCCGCGACCTCGGCCACGCCAACGAGGTCAAGGGCCAGCTTGAGGGCCTCAAGATCAACCTGAAGGCCCGCGCCGGCGACGGTGGTCGGCTCTTCGGCTCGGTCACCCCGACCGAGATCGTCGAAGCCGTCAAGGCCGCCGGTGGTCCGGCCCTCGACCGTCGTCGGCTGGAGCTGACCGGCGCCATCAAGTCGACCGGTTCCTACCCGGTGCGGATCAAGCTGCACCCCGAGGTGACCGCCAAGTTCGACCTCAACGTCGTCCAGGGCTGACACCTCACCCCAGCACCACGACAGGGCCCGCACCGACCGGTGCGGGCCCTGTTCGCTGCCCGGTCGACGCCGGCCCTCAGGGGCGGCACCGAATCAGCCGATCGGCTGGCCGGTGACGACACTGATCAGCACCGTCGAGAGGCCGCCACCGACCACGGCCGCCGCCAGCGCCACGCTGACCGAACGCCACATCGTCCCGACCCGACGCAACAGCAGCGCCACGACCAGGCTGCTGGCCAGCGCCAGCCCGAAGCGTGGCAGGCCGGACGCCAGCGAGCCCGACGCCCGCGACCGGGACGAGTCGCAACCCCCTCCGCTAATGTCCGTGACGCACCCCGCCGGCACCTGCCCGTCCAGGGTCAGCAACCAGACGAAGATCAACACTGCCGGCACCAGATAGCAGGCAAGGGTGTAGAGCAGTGGCCGCCACGGCCCACCCGGATCGGGATCGAGCAGGTCATCCTCGATACGACGGGCCCCTGCCCCTGCGGTCGCGGCCCGACGGCGTACGGTCGCTGCCGTCGCGGCACCGACCGGCTCCGCCATCCGCTGACGTGGCGCGGGAGGCGGCACGATCTGGTTCCACCACCCGCTGTCGTCGGAGTGTCGCTCCCACTGGCCACTGTCGTCGGGCTGGTGCCACTGGCCGGTGCCGTCGGTCCGGTCCCACCAGCCGGCGGGACCGGCATGGTCCCAGCGGTCCACCTCGCCGGCGGGGCGCCATGCCTGCACACCCGACGCGTCCCACGCGTCCACGGCCGGAGGCCGGGAGGGCTCGGACGTACGCGGCTCCCCGTCCCAGGGATCGACGGCGGGTCGTTCCGCCGGCAGCCGCCGCCCCCGGCGGGCAGGCCGCCCGGCCTCTTCCTCCGGTACGCGCTCGGACGCGTCCGCCTCCGTCAGGCCGGACCAGACGGCCTGCGGGTGGTGGGCCGGCGAGCGCCTCGGCAGGCTCGGCGGTGGCGCCCCCGAGACGGGATCGTTCTCGGCCCGCCGCCGCCCGGCGTATCCCTGCTGTTCCCGGGTGTGGTCGAACGTCCACTCCCCGGTGTGCTCCGACCGCGGGGCCGCGCCCACCGCGGAGGACTCCCGCCAGCTCGTCTCGCTGACCCGGCGCCAACTGCTGGTGGTCCCGGTGGTCCGCCCGGCGCCGCCGGGACGTGGCCGGTCGGAGTCGATCTGCACCTCGTCGTCGGGCGCGGCGTGCCGGCCGCCACCGTCCGCGCTGCGTACTCCCGACTCCAGCGCCCAACGCGGCAGGTAGCTGTCGACCGGCTCGGGCTGGCCGCGCTCGACGGCCCGGCGTCGACTCGGCGTGCGGTGCCGGTCGGGGGAACGCTCGTCGGGGTCGACCCGGGTCGGGTCGGCGGGATCGCCCCAGGGGACGACCGGCCGTCGCTCGCGCGGACCGTCCTCTCCGCGTCCCCAGTCCCGGTTACTCACGGCGGGAGCGTGACCCTTCTCAACCGATGGCGCAATCCGCTGTCCAGGTGTAGCCGTTCGCTGGAGATAGTACGGGACGTTCGACCCCGCAGTTTGACCGAAAACTTTCCATCCACAGGCTGTGGATAACGTTTCCGCAGTTCACGGGCCTGCTCTGGGGAATTCCCCAGGTGTTGTCCACAGGCTGTGCACACCCTGCACACATGTTCGTCCACCGGCGTCCACAGGTTGTCCCGAGGCTCGTCCACCGATGTGGTTGAGGGGCTGACCTCGGGTTCCGTATGGTGGGCCCCCGACCGGCCGCGCGATGACCCCCGATCGACCGGCAGGTCGAGGTTGTCGTACCCCGGCGATAGGGCTGAATCCGGATCCGACGCAGTGGAGGGGGGACCCGTGTCGGTCACCGACGACAGGCGGGCGGACTCGCGGCCGGGCGGGGGGCAGTCGTCCGCGCCCCCGCAGCGCGACGGCCAGTTCGACAAGACCCCGCCGCAGGACATCGCCGCCGAGCAGTGCGTCCTCGGCGGCATGCTGCTGTCCAAGGACGCCGTCGCCGACGTCGTGGAGATCCTCAAGACCACCGACTTCTACCGGCCGGTGCACGCCACCATCTTCGACACCATCCTGGATATCTACGGCCGGGGCGAGCCGGCCGACTCCATCACCGTGGCGGCGGCCCTGGCCAACTCCGGCGATCTCGTCCGGATCGGCGGCGCCCCCTACCTGCACACGCTGATCGCCAGCGTGCCGACCGCCGCGAACGCGGCCTACTACGCCCGTATCGTCAGCGAGCGGGCGGTACTGCGGCGTCTGGTCGAGGCCGGCACCAAGATCGTGCAGCTGGGCTACGGCACGGCTCAGGGCGGCAGTCGCGACGTCGACGACGTCGTCGACCTCGCCCAGCAGGCGGTCTACGACATCACCGAGCGCCGTGTCAGCGAGGACTTCGCCGTGCTCGCCGACATGCTCCAGCCGACGCTGGACGAGATCGAGGCGGTGGGTGCCCAGGGCGGCATGATGACCGGCGTCCCCACCGGCTTCACCGACCTGGACCGCCTGCTCAACGGCCTGCACGCGGGGCAGCTCGTGATCGTTGCGGGAAGGCCTGGTTTGGGCAAATCGACTGCAAGTATGGACTTTGCCCGAAATGCCGCCATTCGTGCCAATCAGGCGGCGGCGATCTTCTCGCTGGAAATGAGCAAGGTCGAGATCGTCATGCGACTGCTCTCGGCCGAGGCGCGCGTGCCGCTGCACGTCCTGCGCAGCGGCCAGCTCTCCGACGACGACTGGACCAAGCTCGCCCGCTGTATGGGCGAGATCAGCGAGGCGCCGCTCTTCGTCGACGACACACCGAGCATGAACCTGATGGAGATCCGGGCCAAGGCGCGCCGGCTCAAGCAGCGGCACGACCTCAAGATGATCGTGGTCGACTACCTCCAGCTGATGACCTCCCCGAAGCGCACCGAGAGCCGGCAGCAGGAGGTCGCGGACCTTTCCCGTGGCCTGAAGCTGCTCGCCAAGGAGGTCGAGTGCCCGGTGATCGCGGTGAGCCAGCTGAACCGTGGCCCGGAGCAACGTACTGACAAGCGGCCTCAGTTGTCCGACCTCCGTGAGTCCGGTTGCCTGACGGCGGAAACCCGGCTGGTCCGGGCCGACAACAACTCCGAGGTCACCCTCGGCGAGCTTATGGCGGGGGAAGCCAAGGACGTTCCGGTCTGGGCACTGGACGAGAGCCTTCGCTACACGCCGCGGACGATGACGCATGTCTTCCCGAGCGGCAACCGGGAAGTGTTCCGTATGACGTTGGCGTCGGGAAAGCAGATCGACGCGACGGCGAACCACCCCTTCCTCACCTTTGCGGGATGGGTGCCGCTCGGGGAGTTGACGGAGGGGACGCGTCTCGCCACACCCCGGCACGTACCTCCTCCACTCGCGATCCAGCCGTGGGCGGAGGCCGAGGTGGTCTTGCTGGCACACCTCCTGGGCGATGGCTCGTTCGTACGCCGTCAGCCGATTCGGTACGCCAGCTGCGACGAGCACAACCTTCAGGCCGTCGCGGAGGCAGCCAAGCATTTCGGCATCACTGCCATCCGTGACGACTACGAGGCGGCCAGGGTCACAACCCTGCGGCTTCCCGCCCCCTACCGTCTCGCTCGTGGCCGGCGTAACCCGGTCGCCGAGTGGTTGGACGGTCTAGGGCTGTTTGGTCTGCGGTCGCACGAGAAGTTCATTCCGGCATCGGTCTTCAATATGCCGAAGGAACAGATCACTCTTTTCCTCCGGCACCTGTGGGCGACGGACGGCTCGGTGAGCGTGAACAAGTCGGGTCGTGGTGGCCGCGTCTACTTCTCGTCAACGAGCCGCCGGATGCTTGAGGACATCTCCCGTCTGATGCTGAGGTACGGCATCACCGCCCGCCTCAGGGCGGTGCCTGTCGAACGTCACCGACCCCAGTACACCCTCGACATCTCCGGGCGGGATGACCAGTTGCGGTTTCTCCGGGAGGTCGGCGTGCACGGCGACAGGGCACGCAACTGCGCCGACCTGCTCGAATCCCTCTCGGCGATGGAGAGCAACACCAACGTCGACACGGTGCCGCGCGAGGTGTGGAGCCGGGTCCGGGAGATCCTCGCGGAGAAAGGTATGACCCACCGTGAGTTCGCGGCGGCGATCGATTCTCAGTTCTGTGGCAGCACCCTCTGGAAGCGCGCACCCAGTAGATCCAGGCTCGCGAAGATCGCTTCGGTTCTCGACACGGCCGATCTCGACCTGCATGCCACGAACGACATCTTCTGGGACGAGATCGTGTCGATCGAGTCGATCGGCGAGCGTGACGTCTTCGACGCCACCGTCCTCGGTACCCACAACTTCATCGCCAACGGCATCGCCACCCACAACTCGATTGAACAGGATGCCGACGTGGTGATCCTGCTGCACCGTGATGACTACTACGACAAGGAGTCGCCACGGGCCGGCGAGGCGGACTTCATTGTCGCCAAGCACAGAAACGGCCCGACCGACACCGTGACGGTGGCGGCGCAGCTGCACCTGTCGCGCTTCGTCGACATGGCCATCGGGTAGCGGCAGCAGACAGGGGCACGGGCGCGGGAGGCCGCGCGGGACGCGTCGGCTCAGGGACGCTCAACGTCTGATCACTGCACTACGGTGTTCCGGCGTGGACACCGAAGACTGGCTGGCCGATGTCCGCGTCTCCTACGACACCGTCGCCGAGAGCTACGCGGACCAGGTACGTGACTTCCTGGACGAAGCACCGTACGAACGGGCTGCCCTCGGATTCGCGCGCCGGCCGTAGGTGAGCGGCGCTGCGGCACCCGGGCGGACCACGGGTGACCGGGCCGGTCGAGGCGCCGGCCCGGTCGACGGAGTGGCTCAGCCGAACATCTCGTCCAGGAAGCCCTTGTGCTTCTTGCGCTTGTAGTGCCCGTGGTAGCCGTGGTGCTGCTGGCTGTGCCCGTACGCGGGGGCCGGCGGGTAGCCGTGCGCCGGCGGGGGCGGCGGCGGGACGGCACCGTAACCCGGCTGGTGCGGGGCAGGCGGGGGCGGCGGGGGCGCGTAACCGCCCTGCTGGTGGCTCGGCTGGCTGGGGTAGCCGCCCTGCTGGTGGGCGGGCTGCGCCGGGGGCGTCGCGCCCTGCTGACGGCTCCAGTTGGCCTCGGCCTCGAACAGCTTCTCCAGCTCGCCGCGGTCGAGGAAGATTCCCCGGCACTCGCCGCACTGGTCGATGACGACGCCGCTGCGCTCGTACTGGCGCATTTCTCCGTGACACTTGGGACAAGTCATGCTCATCCTCCGACCGTACCCGGTCGGATCACGCGGTTGCTGTCAGCGCTTCCGCGACTTCTTCGTCGGGGACCTCGTGGAAGTCCTCGTAGTAGGCGCTCACCGCCATGAACTCCGGCGGGCGCTGGGCGCAAATGACCTGGTCGGCCTCGGCGGCCAGCATCTCGTACGCCTCCTGGGAACCGACCGGGACGGCGAGCACGACCCGGCGGGCGCCGAGGTGGCGGGCGACCTGGACGGCGGCGCG
This window harbors:
- a CDS encoding single-stranded DNA-binding protein, encoding MREEMVMAGDTTITVIGNLTDDPELRFTPSGAAVAKFRVASTPRFMDKASGEWKDGEPLFLACTVWRQAAEHVAESLQRGARVIVSGRLRQRSYETREGEKRTVIELEVDEIGPSLRYATAKVQKMSRSGGGGGGFGGGGGGGGSQGGGGGNFDDPWASAAPAAPSRGGSGGGNFDEEPPF
- a CDS encoding zf-TFIIB domain-containing protein; this translates as MSMTCPKCHGEMRQYERSGVVIDQCGECRGIFLDRGELEKLFEAEANWSRQQGATPPAQPAHQQGGYPSQPSHQQGGYAPPPPPPAPHQPGYGAVPPPPPPAHGYPPAPAYGHSQQHHGYHGHYKRKKHKGFLDEMFG
- the rplI gene encoding 50S ribosomal protein L9, which produces MKIILTQEVSGLGAPGDIVEVKNGYGRNYLLPQGFAITWTKGAEKQVTVIKRARSAREIRDLGHANEVKGQLEGLKINLKARAGDGGRLFGSVTPTEIVEAVKAAGGPALDRRRLELTGAIKSTGSYPVRIKLHPEVTAKFDLNVVQG
- a CDS encoding replicative DNA helicase, yielding MEGGPVSVTDDRRADSRPGGGQSSAPPQRDGQFDKTPPQDIAAEQCVLGGMLLSKDAVADVVEILKTTDFYRPVHATIFDTILDIYGRGEPADSITVAAALANSGDLVRIGGAPYLHTLIASVPTAANAAYYARIVSERAVLRRLVEAGTKIVQLGYGTAQGGSRDVDDVVDLAQQAVYDITERRVSEDFAVLADMLQPTLDEIEAVGAQGGMMTGVPTGFTDLDRLLNGLHAGQLVIVAGRPGLGKSTASMDFARNAAIRANQAAAIFSLEMSKVEIVMRLLSAEARVPLHVLRSGQLSDDDWTKLARCMGEISEAPLFVDDTPSMNLMEIRAKARRLKQRHDLKMIVVDYLQLMTSPKRTESRQQEVADLSRGLKLLAKEVECPVIAVSQLNRGPEQRTDKRPQLSDLRESGCLTAETRLVRADNNSEVTLGELMAGEAKDVPVWALDESLRYTPRTMTHVFPSGNREVFRMTLASGKQIDATANHPFLTFAGWVPLGELTEGTRLATPRHVPPPLAIQPWAEAEVVLLAHLLGDGSFVRRQPIRYASCDEHNLQAVAEAAKHFGITAIRDDYEAARVTTLRLPAPYRLARGRRNPVAEWLDGLGLFGLRSHEKFIPASVFNMPKEQITLFLRHLWATDGSVSVNKSGRGGRVYFSSTSRRMLEDISRLMLRYGITARLRAVPVERHRPQYTLDISGRDDQLRFLREVGVHGDRARNCADLLESLSAMESNTNVDTVPREVWSRVREILAEKGMTHREFAAAIDSQFCGSTLWKRAPSRSRLAKIASVLDTADLDLHATNDIFWDEIVSIESIGERDVFDATVLGTHNFIANGIATHNSIEQDADVVILLHRDDYYDKESPRAGEADFIVAKHRNGPTDTVTVAAQLHLSRFVDMAIG
- the rpsF gene encoding 30S ribosomal protein S6; this encodes MRHYEIMVILDSSLEERTVAPSLDTYLNVIRTAGGSVEKTDVWGRRRLAYEINKKAEGIYAVIDLQATPAAVAELERQLRLNESVLRTKVIRPEMR
- a CDS encoding deoxyribonuclease IV, which gives rise to MRIGAHVDSTDPMAEATARGAEAVQFFLSDPQGWKAPKPREDAERLRAADVDLYVHAPYVINVATLNNRIRIPSRKLLLGHAQAAAAIGAKGLIVHGGHVNAGDDLAVGFDNWRKTFAYAADSGGFGVPVLIENTAGGDNACARRLDALARLWDAVGDHEVGFCLDTCHAHAGGEELLGLVDRVKAITGRIDLVHANNSKGAFNSGQDRHDNLDGGTIDPELVVALIRAADAPVIVETPGGVDGQGADIAFLRDRLGAGSPKA
- the rpsR gene encoding 30S ribosomal protein S18; its protein translation is MAKAAALRKPKKKVNPLDKDGITYIDYKDTALLRKFISDRGKIRARRVTGVTSQQQRQIARAVKNAREMALLPYTATAR